A genome region from Carassius gibelio isolate Cgi1373 ecotype wild population from Czech Republic chromosome A23, carGib1.2-hapl.c, whole genome shotgun sequence includes the following:
- the LOC127945059 gene encoding prostaglandin E synthase 3-like isoform X1, translating to MSPNRHPAAAKWYDRRDFVFIEFLVEDSKDVNVSFEKSKFGFSCLSGTENTKYSNEIDLFESIDQDGSKHKRTDRSILCRLRKAESGKSWPRLTKDKAKLNWLSVDFNNWKDWEDDSDEDLSNYDRFSEMMGNMGGEDDLPDLDGADDESADSDDEKMPDLE from the exons ATGTCCCCTAACAGGCATCCAGCGGCTGCTAAGTGGTACGACAGACGAGACTTTGTCTTCATTGAGTTCTTGGTGGAGGACAGCAAGGATGTGAATGTCAGTTTTGAGAAGTCCAAATTTGGTTTCAG CTGTCTCAGCGGGACGGAAAACACGAAGTACTCAAATGAAATTGACCTTTTTGAATCCATCGATCAAGAT GGGTCCAAACACAAGCGTACAGACCGGTCAATCTTGTGCCGTTTACGGAAAGCAGAGTCCGGAAAATCCTGGCCCAGGTTAACAAAAGACAAAGCAAAG CTCAACTGGCTTAGTGTTGACTTCAATAACTGGAAAGACTGGGAGGATGATTCAGATGAAGATTTGTCCAACTATGATCGCTTTTCAGAG ATGATGGGCAACATGGGAGGAGAAGATGATTTACCTGACCTCGATGGAGCAGATGAT gaatCAGCTGACAGTGATGATGAAA AAATGCCAGATCTGGAATAA
- the LOC127945059 gene encoding prostaglandin E synthase 3-like isoform X2, whose protein sequence is MHPAAAKWYDRRDFVFIEFLVEDSKDVNVSFEKSKFGFSCLSGTENTKYSNEIDLFESIDQDGSKHKRTDRSILCRLRKAESGKSWPRLTKDKAKLNWLSVDFNNWKDWEDDSDEDLSNYDRFSEMMGNMGGEDDLPDLDGADDESADSDDEKMPDLE, encoded by the exons AT GCATCCAGCGGCTGCTAAGTGGTACGACAGACGAGACTTTGTCTTCATTGAGTTCTTGGTGGAGGACAGCAAGGATGTGAATGTCAGTTTTGAGAAGTCCAAATTTGGTTTCAG CTGTCTCAGCGGGACGGAAAACACGAAGTACTCAAATGAAATTGACCTTTTTGAATCCATCGATCAAGAT GGGTCCAAACACAAGCGTACAGACCGGTCAATCTTGTGCCGTTTACGGAAAGCAGAGTCCGGAAAATCCTGGCCCAGGTTAACAAAAGACAAAGCAAAG CTCAACTGGCTTAGTGTTGACTTCAATAACTGGAAAGACTGGGAGGATGATTCAGATGAAGATTTGTCCAACTATGATCGCTTTTCAGAG ATGATGGGCAACATGGGAGGAGAAGATGATTTACCTGACCTCGATGGAGCAGATGAT gaatCAGCTGACAGTGATGATGAAA AAATGCCAGATCTGGAATAA
- the p4htma gene encoding transmembrane prolyl 4-hydroxylase: MGEYEDILRRLEGEAHHFPPPARAPGGRERLHIQKSSVCSRAYFVVVMAFFHLYIINIIALLLYVHYNTGSGEQDVPLESSASAPRPMPEQQSPSSAERSPGLSFQLPRLEGIRVGHVQRVSLVPDRTHNMRTLSLKPLLFEIPGFLSVEESSVVMQLAQLKGLTHSSLLTAPDSQEEQLTQDELFSLLDLNQDGLLQREEILSLSHSTDGSWLSSYNLRKIHTGFETSPSGVLSLQEFKRVSGGVLQYGSAGQGSDRHAEVRQRSTHTRLYLGEGTHHLLKSIRHRVTRLTRLPSSLVDLSEPMEVVRYEQGGYSHAHHDSSLTNHDSSCAHTHLAANNSASTQVACRYLTVLLHLNSADGGGETSFPVADNRTYEEEVLGDLSQQYCVKGNLKVKPVAGTALLWYNHLSDGNGWVGELDEFSLHGDCLVTRGVKWTGRVWVNIDPDQQRQERYQRLVSWHPDEQSKNPEHGHMHQDL, encoded by the exons ATGGGTGAGTATGAGGACATTCTGCGCAGGCTCGAGGGGGAGGCCCATCACTTCCCCCCTCCAGCGCGAGCCCCAGGCGGCCGCGAGCGGCTCCACATCCAGAAGAGCAGCGTGTGCTCCAGGGCCTATTTCGTGGTTGTCATGGCCTTCTTCCACCTCTATATAATAAACATCATCGCGCTGCTGCTCTACGTGCACTATAACACGGGCTCTGGGGAGCAGGATGTACCCCTGGAGAGTAGCGCCAGTGCCCCTCGACCCATGCCTGAGCAGCAGAGCCCGTCCTCGGCTGAGCGGAGCCCGGGGCTCTCCTTCCAGCTGCCGCGCCTGGAGGGCATCCGG GTTGGACACGTGCAGAGAGTCTCTCTGGTTCCCGACCGGACTCATAACATGCGCACACTCAGCCTGAAACCACTGCTGTTTG AGATCCCAGGGTTCCTGAGTGTGGAGGAGAGCAGTGTGGTGATGCAGCTGGCTCAGCTGAAGGGTCTGACACACAGCTCACTCCTCACAGCTCCGGACAGCCAGGAGGAGCAGCTCACTCAAGATGAGCTCTTCAGCCTGCTCGACCTCAACCAGGACGGCCTGCTGCAGAGGGAGGAG ATTTTGAGTCTGTCCCATTCGACTGATGGATCTTGGCTGAGCTCATACAATTTACGGAAAATCCACACCGGGTTTGAGACCAGCCCCTCTG GAGTTTTGTCTCTGCAGGAGTTTAAGCGTGTCAGTGGTGGAGTGTTGCAGTATGGCAGCGCTGGCCAAGGTTCAGACAGACATGCCGAGGTCAGGCAGAGAAGCACACACACGCGACTTTACCTCGGAGAGGGCACACACCACCTGCTGAAGAGCATCAGACACAG AGTGACCCGTTTAACGCGACTGCCGTCCTCATTGGTGGATCTCAGCGAGCCAATGGAAGTGGTCCGTTATGAGCAGGGCGGCTACAGCCACGCCCACCACGACAGCAGCCTCACCAATCACGACAGCAGCTGCGCCCACACACACCTGGCAGCCAATAACTCCGCCTCCACACAGGTGGCGTGCAG GTACCTGACGGTCTTGCTGCATCTGAACTCGGCGGATGGAGGAGGAGAGACCAGCTTCCCCGTGGCTGACAACAGGACCTATGAGGAGGAG gtcttAGGTGATCTCTCTCAGCAGTACTGTGTTAAAGGCAATCTGAAGGTCAAACCTGTAGCTGGAACCGCTCTGCTGTGGTACAACCACCTCTCAGATGGAAATG GTTGGGTTGGAGAGCTGGATGAATTCTCTCTGCACGGTGACTGTTTAGTCACTCGGGGCGTCAAATGGACAGGAAGAGTGTGGGTGAACATCGACCCTGACCAGCAGCGGCAGGAGCGCTACCAGCGTCTGGTCTCATGGCATCCAGACGAGCAAAGCAAAAACCCCGAGCATGGACACATGCACCAAGACCTCTGA
- the LOC127944506 gene encoding sodium- and chloride-dependent creatine transporter 1 isoform X1, whose translation MSPEEHFSNDCGTCEDESQEEAEVARPLVSETEESSVEVAEPRAGTGLIETGDPASELGRSERQTWSRQMDFIMSCVGFAVGLGNVWRFPYLCYKNGGGVFLIPYLLMVFVGGVPVFFLEIALGQFMKQGGVATWNIAPLFKGLGLASMVIVFFCNTYYIMVLVWGLYFLAHSFTSPLPWATCGHEWNTVNCTTNFSRVCLNQSLSSSPPNVSLLNSSCLEHTGLRSSVMEFWERKVLRLSGGLDEVGEINGYLVLCLLATWVIVYFCIWKGVKSAGKVVYFTAVFPYVVLVVLFVHGVSLPGAVNGIIYYLKPNWSKLSEAQVWIDAATQIFFSYAIGLGALTALGSYNRFNNNCYQDAFVLALINSGTSFFAGFVVFSVLGFMAAEQGVDISNVAESGPGLAFIAYPKAVSLMPLAPLWAVLFFLMLLVLGLDSQFVGVEGFITGIMDMLPPKSFLGSQRREVIVAICCFICFTIDLSMVTEGGMYVFQLFDYYSASGITLLWQAFWECVVVAWVYGADRFMDDVARMIGYRPLPYMKWCWSYVTPVVCMGVFFFHVVNYKRLVYNAVYVYPWWGEVLGWFLALSSMLCIPLTVLYKLLHCKGSLMERWQHLTTPVWGRHHLEFLPPENEARLLPKAEENKNTLLYESVI comes from the exons ATGTCGCCAGAAGAGCACTTCTCCA atgatTGTGGCACGTGTGAGGATGAGTCTCAGGAGGAAGCAGAAGTCGCCCGTCCTTTGGTGTCTGAGACTGAGGAGTCCAGTGTGGAGGTTGCTGAGCCCAGAGCTGGCACAGGTCTGATAGAGACAGGTGACCCCGCATCAGAACTGGGGCGTTCGGAGAGACAGACCTGGAGCAGGCAGATGGACTTTATCATGTCCTGTGTCGGTTTTGCTGTTGGCCTTGGAAATGTCTGGAGATTTCCTTACCTCTGTTATAAGAATGGAGGAG GTGTGTTTCTGATCCCCTATCTCCTGATGGTGTTTGTTGGAGGTGTTCCAGTCTTCTTCCTGGAGATCGCACTGGGTCAGTTCATGAAGCAGGGTGGGGTCGCCACGTGGAACATCGCGCCTCTTTTTAAAG GGCTTGGATTGGCATCAATGGTGATCGTGTTCTTCTGCAACACCTACTACATCATGGTTCTGGTGTGGGGCCTGTATTTTCTGGCTCACTCCTTCACCTCCCCTCTGCCGTGGGCCACATGTGGACACGAGTGGAACACGGTCAACTGTACCACTAACTTCAGCCGCGTGTGTCTCAATCAGTCGCTGTCCTCTTCCCCTCCCAACGTCTCCTTGCTCAACTCCAGCTGTCTGGAGCACACGGGGCTGAGATCATCTGTTATGGAGTTCTGGGA ACGTAAAGTCCTCCGTCTGTCTGGTGGTTTGGATGAAGTAGGTGAGATCAACGGTTACTTGGTCTTGTGTCTGCTGGCTACATGGGTCATCGTCTACTTCTGCATCTGGAAGGGTGTTAAGTCCGCTGGAAAG gttgTATATTTCACCGCGGTGTTCCCGTATGTGGTCCTGGTGGTCTTGTTTGTCCATGGGGTCTCACTGCCAGGAGCTGTTAATGGCATTATTTACTACCTGAAACCAAACTGGAGCAAACTCTCCGAGGCACAG GTATGGATTGATGCTGCCACACAGATCTTCTTTTCTTATGCTATCGGTCTGGGGGCCCTGACGGCTCTTGGGAGCTACAACCGATTCAACAACAACTGTTACCA GGATGCATTCGTTCTGGCTCTCATAAACAGCGGCACCAGCTTCTTTGCAGGATTTGTGGTTTTCTCAGTTTTGGGATTCATGGCGGCCGAACAAGGCGTTGACATCAGTAATGTAGCAGAAAGTG gtccTGGTTTAGCGTTTATTGCCTATCCAAAAGCTGTGTCGCTGATGCCTTTAGCGCCGCTGTGGGCGGTGCTGTTCTTTCTCATGCTTCTGGTGTTGGGATTGGACAGTCAG tTTGTTGGTGTTGAAGGCTTTATTACTGGAATAATGGACATGCTGCCCCCAAAGTCATTCCTCGGCTCTCAGCGCCGTGAAGTTATTGTTGCAATATGCTGCTTTATCTGTTTTACTATTGATCTTTCCATGGTAACAGAG GGGGGGATGTATGTGTTCCAGCTGTTTGACTATTACTCGGCGAGTGGGATTACTCTGCTCTGGCAGGCCTTCTGGGAGTGTGTGGTGGTGGCCTGGGTGTATG gCGCTGATCGCTTCATGGACGATGTGGCCCGTATGATCGGCTATCGTCCTCTGCCGTATATGAAGTGGTGCTGGTCTTACGTCACTCCGGTAGTATGCATG GGTGTTTTCTTCTTTCATGTGGTCAACTACAAGCGATTAGTGTATAATGCGGTGTATGTGTACCCGTGGTGGGGTGAGGTGCTGGGCTGGTTTCTCGCTCTCTCATCCATGCTTTGCATTCCTCTCACCGTCCTCTACAAACTGCTGCACTGCAAAGGCTCTCTCATGGAG CGTTGGCAGCATCTGACGACACCTGTCTGGGGTCGACATCACCTCGAGTTCCTTCCACCTGAGAACGAAGCCAGACTTCTACCAAAGGCAGAAGAGAATAAAAACACCCTGTTATATGAAAGTGTCATTTAA
- the LOC127944506 gene encoding sodium- and chloride-dependent creatine transporter 1 isoform X2, giving the protein MSPEEHFSNDCGTCEDESQEEAEVARPLVSETEESSVEVAEPRAGTGLIETGDPASELGRSERQTWSRQMDFIMSCVGFAVGLGNVWRFPYLCYKNGGGVFLIPYLLMVFVGGVPVFFLEIALGQFMKQGGVATWNIAPLFKGLGLASMVIVFFCNTYYIMVLVWGLYFLAHSFTSPLPWATCGHEWNTVNCTTNFSRVCLNQSLSSSPPNVSLLNSSCLEHTGLRSSVMEFWERKVLRLSGGLDEVGEINGYLVLCLLATWVIVYFCIWKGVKSAGKVVYFTAVFPYVVLVVLFVHGVSLPGAVNGIIYYLKPNWSKLSEAQVWIDAATQIFFSYAIGLGALTALGSYNRFNNNCYQDAFVLALINSGTSFFAGFVVFSVLGFMAAEQGVDISNVAESGPGLAFIAYPKAVSLMPLAPLWAVLFFLMLLVLGLDSQFVGVEGFITGIMDMLPPKSFLGSQRREVIVAICCFICFTIDLSMVTEGGMYVFQLFDYYSASGITLLWQAFWECVVVAWVYGADRFMDDVARMIGYRPLPYMKWCWSYVTPVVCMRWQHLTTPVWGRHHLEFLPPENEARLLPKAEENKNTLLYESVI; this is encoded by the exons ATGTCGCCAGAAGAGCACTTCTCCA atgatTGTGGCACGTGTGAGGATGAGTCTCAGGAGGAAGCAGAAGTCGCCCGTCCTTTGGTGTCTGAGACTGAGGAGTCCAGTGTGGAGGTTGCTGAGCCCAGAGCTGGCACAGGTCTGATAGAGACAGGTGACCCCGCATCAGAACTGGGGCGTTCGGAGAGACAGACCTGGAGCAGGCAGATGGACTTTATCATGTCCTGTGTCGGTTTTGCTGTTGGCCTTGGAAATGTCTGGAGATTTCCTTACCTCTGTTATAAGAATGGAGGAG GTGTGTTTCTGATCCCCTATCTCCTGATGGTGTTTGTTGGAGGTGTTCCAGTCTTCTTCCTGGAGATCGCACTGGGTCAGTTCATGAAGCAGGGTGGGGTCGCCACGTGGAACATCGCGCCTCTTTTTAAAG GGCTTGGATTGGCATCAATGGTGATCGTGTTCTTCTGCAACACCTACTACATCATGGTTCTGGTGTGGGGCCTGTATTTTCTGGCTCACTCCTTCACCTCCCCTCTGCCGTGGGCCACATGTGGACACGAGTGGAACACGGTCAACTGTACCACTAACTTCAGCCGCGTGTGTCTCAATCAGTCGCTGTCCTCTTCCCCTCCCAACGTCTCCTTGCTCAACTCCAGCTGTCTGGAGCACACGGGGCTGAGATCATCTGTTATGGAGTTCTGGGA ACGTAAAGTCCTCCGTCTGTCTGGTGGTTTGGATGAAGTAGGTGAGATCAACGGTTACTTGGTCTTGTGTCTGCTGGCTACATGGGTCATCGTCTACTTCTGCATCTGGAAGGGTGTTAAGTCCGCTGGAAAG gttgTATATTTCACCGCGGTGTTCCCGTATGTGGTCCTGGTGGTCTTGTTTGTCCATGGGGTCTCACTGCCAGGAGCTGTTAATGGCATTATTTACTACCTGAAACCAAACTGGAGCAAACTCTCCGAGGCACAG GTATGGATTGATGCTGCCACACAGATCTTCTTTTCTTATGCTATCGGTCTGGGGGCCCTGACGGCTCTTGGGAGCTACAACCGATTCAACAACAACTGTTACCA GGATGCATTCGTTCTGGCTCTCATAAACAGCGGCACCAGCTTCTTTGCAGGATTTGTGGTTTTCTCAGTTTTGGGATTCATGGCGGCCGAACAAGGCGTTGACATCAGTAATGTAGCAGAAAGTG gtccTGGTTTAGCGTTTATTGCCTATCCAAAAGCTGTGTCGCTGATGCCTTTAGCGCCGCTGTGGGCGGTGCTGTTCTTTCTCATGCTTCTGGTGTTGGGATTGGACAGTCAG tTTGTTGGTGTTGAAGGCTTTATTACTGGAATAATGGACATGCTGCCCCCAAAGTCATTCCTCGGCTCTCAGCGCCGTGAAGTTATTGTTGCAATATGCTGCTTTATCTGTTTTACTATTGATCTTTCCATGGTAACAGAG GGGGGGATGTATGTGTTCCAGCTGTTTGACTATTACTCGGCGAGTGGGATTACTCTGCTCTGGCAGGCCTTCTGGGAGTGTGTGGTGGTGGCCTGGGTGTATG gCGCTGATCGCTTCATGGACGATGTGGCCCGTATGATCGGCTATCGTCCTCTGCCGTATATGAAGTGGTGCTGGTCTTACGTCACTCCGGTAGTATGCATG CGTTGGCAGCATCTGACGACACCTGTCTGGGGTCGACATCACCTCGAGTTCCTTCCACCTGAGAACGAAGCCAGACTTCTACCAAAGGCAGAAGAGAATAAAAACACCCTGTTATATGAAAGTGTCATTTAA
- the LOC127944308 gene encoding nuclear factor 7, brain isoform X1 — MDSFSVKDISCPVCCEIFRAPVLLSCSHSFCKECLQQFWTTKTTRECPVCWRRSSRDDPPCNLVLKNLCESFLKKERNEELCSLHGEKLKLFCLEDKQPVCLVCRDSQKHLNHTFRPISEVVSSHKEELKSLQEKLKHREKIKEECVKICQHIQCQAEHTERQINLEFEKLHQFLRDEEEIALTTLREEKERKNQMMQEKFEEINRHISALSHTITDLEKMMNANQVLFLKNFPDAMERVQSFRSDPQLASGALIDVAHYLGNLPFRAWKKMQDVVQNTVDCVSTAPVILDPNTAYPGLLLSDDLTSLVCSTNSQALPNNPERFDEHSCVLGSEGFNSGTHCWDVDVKESSSWGLGVTTASNQRKGYDFFDRGVWSVQHRLFEESGFPVEQQLERVRVQLDFDRGTVSFSDPVSNTNLYTFTTTFTETVFPFFYSFSHLKIL, encoded by the exons ATGGATTCATTCTCTGTAAAGGACATTTCGTGTCCGGTTTGCTGTGAGATCTTCAGGGCTCCCGTTCTTCTGTCATGTAGTCACAGTTTCTGTAAAGAGTGTCTTCAACAGTTCTGGACAACCAAGACCACTCGGGAGTGTCCTGTCTGCTGGAGAAGATCCTCAAGGGATGATCCTCCATGTAATCTTGTGTTAAAAAACTTGTGTGAGTCATTTCTGAAGAAGGAAAGAAATGAGGAGCTCTGCAGTTTACACGGTGAGAAACTCAAGCTCTTCTGTCTGGAGGACAAACAGCCTGTGTGTTTAGTGTGCAGAGACTCACAGAAACACCTCAATCACACGTTCAGACCCATCAGTGAAGTAGTTTCATCTCACAAG GAAGAGCTGAAATCCTTACAAGAAAAACTTAAACACCGAGAGAAAATCAAAGAAGAGTGTGTGAAAATATGTcaacacattcag TGTCAGGCGGAGCACACGGAGCGTCAGATTAACCTGGAGTTTGAGAAGCTCCATCAGTTTCTCAGAGATGAAGAAGAGATTGCACTCACCACGCTGAGGGAGGAAAAAGAGCGGAAGAATCAGATGATGCAGGAGAAGTTCGAGGAGATCAACAGACACATCTCAgctctttcacacacaatcacagactTGGAGAAGATGATGAATGCCAATCAAGTGTTGTTTCTAAAG AACTTTCCGGATGCGATGGAGAG AGTCCAGAGCTTTCGGTCGGATCCACAGCTGGCTTCTGGAGCTTTGATAGACGTGGCACATTACCTGGGAAACCTGCCATTCAGAGCCTGGAAGAAGATGCAAGACGTTGTCCAAAACA CTGTTGATTGTGTCTCAACAGCTCCTGTGATTCTGGATCCCAACACTGCTTATCCAGGTCTCCTCTTGTCCGATGATCTGACCAGTCTGGTGTGCAGCACCAACAGTCAAGCGCTTCCTAATAATCCAGAGAGATTCGACGAGCACTCCTGCGTTCTGGGTTCAGAGGGGTTTAACTCAGGAACGCACTGCTGGGACGTGGACGTCAAAGAGAGCTCGTCCTGGGGCCTTGGAGTAACCACGGCATCAAACCAGAGGAAGGGTTATGATTTCTTTGACAGGGGTGTGTGGAGTGTGCAGCACAGACTGTTTGAAGAGTCTGGTTTTCCTGTCGAACAACAGCTGGAGCGGGTGAGAGTTCAGCTGGACTTCGACAGAGGAACGGTGTCTTTCTCTGATCCTGTATCTAACACTAACCTATACACGTTCACAACCACCTTCACTGAGACCGTCTTTCCATTCTTTTATAGCTTTTCTCATCTGAAGATCTTATAG
- the LOC127944308 gene encoding nuclear factor 7, brain isoform X2 produces MDSFSVKDISCPVCCEIFRAPVLLSCSHSFCKECLQQFWTTKTTRECPVCWRRSSRDDPPCNLVLKNLCESFLKKERNEELCSLHGEKLKLFCLEDKQPVCLVCRDSQKHLNHTFRPISEVVSSHKEELKSLQEKLKHREKIKEECVKICQHIQCQAEHTERQINLEFEKLHQFLRDEEEIALTTLREEKERKNQMMQEKFEEINRHISALSHTITDLEKMMNANQVLFLKNFPDAMERVQSFRSDPQLASGALIDVAHYLGNLPFRAWKKMQDVVQNTPVILDPNTAYPGLLLSDDLTSLVCSTNSQALPNNPERFDEHSCVLGSEGFNSGTHCWDVDVKESSSWGLGVTTASNQRKGYDFFDRGVWSVQHRLFEESGFPVEQQLERVRVQLDFDRGTVSFSDPVSNTNLYTFTTTFTETVFPFFYSFSHLKIL; encoded by the exons ATGGATTCATTCTCTGTAAAGGACATTTCGTGTCCGGTTTGCTGTGAGATCTTCAGGGCTCCCGTTCTTCTGTCATGTAGTCACAGTTTCTGTAAAGAGTGTCTTCAACAGTTCTGGACAACCAAGACCACTCGGGAGTGTCCTGTCTGCTGGAGAAGATCCTCAAGGGATGATCCTCCATGTAATCTTGTGTTAAAAAACTTGTGTGAGTCATTTCTGAAGAAGGAAAGAAATGAGGAGCTCTGCAGTTTACACGGTGAGAAACTCAAGCTCTTCTGTCTGGAGGACAAACAGCCTGTGTGTTTAGTGTGCAGAGACTCACAGAAACACCTCAATCACACGTTCAGACCCATCAGTGAAGTAGTTTCATCTCACAAG GAAGAGCTGAAATCCTTACAAGAAAAACTTAAACACCGAGAGAAAATCAAAGAAGAGTGTGTGAAAATATGTcaacacattcag TGTCAGGCGGAGCACACGGAGCGTCAGATTAACCTGGAGTTTGAGAAGCTCCATCAGTTTCTCAGAGATGAAGAAGAGATTGCACTCACCACGCTGAGGGAGGAAAAAGAGCGGAAGAATCAGATGATGCAGGAGAAGTTCGAGGAGATCAACAGACACATCTCAgctctttcacacacaatcacagactTGGAGAAGATGATGAATGCCAATCAAGTGTTGTTTCTAAAG AACTTTCCGGATGCGATGGAGAG AGTCCAGAGCTTTCGGTCGGATCCACAGCTGGCTTCTGGAGCTTTGATAGACGTGGCACATTACCTGGGAAACCTGCCATTCAGAGCCTGGAAGAAGATGCAAGACGTTGTCCAAAACA CTCCTGTGATTCTGGATCCCAACACTGCTTATCCAGGTCTCCTCTTGTCCGATGATCTGACCAGTCTGGTGTGCAGCACCAACAGTCAAGCGCTTCCTAATAATCCAGAGAGATTCGACGAGCACTCCTGCGTTCTGGGTTCAGAGGGGTTTAACTCAGGAACGCACTGCTGGGACGTGGACGTCAAAGAGAGCTCGTCCTGGGGCCTTGGAGTAACCACGGCATCAAACCAGAGGAAGGGTTATGATTTCTTTGACAGGGGTGTGTGGAGTGTGCAGCACAGACTGTTTGAAGAGTCTGGTTTTCCTGTCGAACAACAGCTGGAGCGGGTGAGAGTTCAGCTGGACTTCGACAGAGGAACGGTGTCTTTCTCTGATCCTGTATCTAACACTAACCTATACACGTTCACAACCACCTTCACTGAGACCGTCTTTCCATTCTTTTATAGCTTTTCTCATCTGAAGATCTTATAG